The window CGTGGCAGGCATCGAAGCCGATGCGGAGCGGTGCAAGCAGATGATCGAACAGTCCCTGGCCATGTGCACCAGCCTGGCACCGGTGATCGGCTATGACCAGGCGGCCGCGATCGCCAAAGAGGCCTACCAGACCGGCCGCACCGTGCGGGAGGTTGCTCTGGCCAAGGGTGTTTTGTCGGAGACCGACCTGCATCGATTACTCGACCCGGCCTCGATGACCGAGCCGTCGGCAGGAAAATGAACGGGGAGACGCATGGGCGCATCCAAGGCAGATTCAGGCAGTCCGGCAATCCAGGTTCCACTTCGCCACCGAGTACTCGCCGTTTTCACCGCAAATGTCGCAGTGGCCTTTGCTTTGGCCGGCTGGTACGGCTCGGAACAGTACGTGCTGAAGATCAACTCCTCGCGAGTGCTCGAAGTCGACATGCTCCGGCTGGAAATCAAGATCCTCACCACTCGACCGGGATTTCACCCGGACGACGGGATTCGTCGCGAACAAGAGCGCGCTGCCCTTAACGAGCAGATTGGCACGACATTCATCATTGCCCAAGCGTGGAAATGGGTGATGTACCTGACGGCCGCCATCCTGGAGACGACCGCGATTATGATCATTCTCGGGCGCCGGCCTCTGACAGCACAGATCATCGCGTCACTGGCGATTCTGGTTTCCACGTGCTGCACGGTCATCGCGATGCATCTGCTTGTCCGGCCCGATTTAGGCGGCATGCCCAGCTTGCCCACCCGCTCGTATCTGTACCTTGCCCTGATCCAGGGCGGCTACGGAGCGGTCTTGCTGGTCGTCACCCTGAGCCAGCGGAAACCGGCAGCACGGCAGTGTCTTTCCACCGTTCCCTGAAAGTGACACGACCAGCCTCGCATTCCGCCTGATTCGGCCCCCTGTTTGCCCGGCCGTGGTACACCTTGCCGCAACGATCGCGCCCGATTCTCCAGAAGGCGGACGCGTCCCTGTCCCGACGGCGGTGCCGCCACACAAGTGGGGAGCGATGATCTGGACTTGGCGTGATTGCCGATGTTATGCTGAAAGGAACAGTTCCATTCCGGTCGGAGGTCTTCCATGATCGTGCTGGCCATCCTAGGCGTGTCCGTGGTGTTTCTTCTGCTGGGCGGCTGGATCTACGCGCCCATCATCGGACGGGTACTCGGCGAGCGGGCCGATCGGGTCACCCCGGCAGTGGCCATAAACGACGGGCGTGACTACGTGCCGACCCGCACGCCCATTGTGTTCGCCCATCACTTCGCATCGATCGCCGGTGCCGGTCCGATCATCGGCCCGGTTCTGGCCTTGCTCTATGGCTGGGGACCGGCGTTGATCTGGATCCTGCTCGGAGGCGTGTTTCTCGGGGCGGTCCACGATTACGTGGTGGCCCACATCGCCATGCGCGAAGGCGGCAAAAACCTGACCGTGATTGCCCGTCGCTACGTCGGACCTGCCGCCTTTCTGATGATGTTGGTTCTGCTCGTTGCTCTGCTGGTGCTGGTGTGCGCCGCGTTTCTCGACCTTTCCGCCACCGCGCTTACCTCCAAGGTGCCCGTGGCCACGCTCAAGATGCAGCCCGGCGAAACGATATTTCGCGAAGTCTCATGGGTAAACGACATGACCGGCCAGGAAGAGCCCCACGCGATCATCGGGGGCATCGCGTCGACCTCCGTCGTGGTGATTACCGCCTTCTCGCCGCTGATCGGTTTCTTGTACATCAAGCGACGCTGGCCGGTCTGGCTGTGCTCGGGCCTGGCGATCCTCATCTGTGCCGTGTCGGTAGCGATCGGCCTATACCTGCCAATGGCCGTTGAACCCATGACCTGGAAGCTGCTGATCAGTATATACGTGCTCTTCGCCGCCGGCGTCCCCGTATGGATGTTCCTGCAAAGCCGGGATTTCATCAACGTCCACATGTTGTACGTTGGCATCATCTTCCTTGCGGTGGCACTCATCGCCGCGGCAGTGCGAGGCGGCGGCGAGATCGCGGGAGCATCGGCGATCGCCATGAACAACTGGAGCGGGGGCAGCGCCAAGCTCGGCCCCGGATGGCCGGTGCTCTTCGTGACCATCGCGTGCGGAGCAGTCAGCGGTTTCCACAGCCTGTGCGCGGGCGGTACGACGTGCAAGCAACTCGAGAAGGAGAAAGCCGCCCGTCACGTCGGCTACTTCGGGATGCTTCTGGAAAGCCTGTTGGCGGTTTGTGTGGTCTGCGCACTCATCGTCGGATTGTCAATGCAGAGCTACAGCACGTACTGCTATCCGACGGCGGGCAAGGGCAATCCTGTCCTGACTTTCGCGATGGGAGTCGGTTACACGGCCCATATCGGCCTGGGCATACCGATCGCGGCCGGGGCCCTGGGCGCGATGCTGCTGCTCGAGGGGTTCCTGGTGACCACGCTGGACACCGCCGTCCGGCTGACCCGCTACATGATCGAAGAAGGCTGGTCGACGCTGTTCGCCCGCTACGACGTCTTTGCCGCGACGGCTTCCGGAAGCCCCATCAGTGAGGCCCAAGTCGGCGAAGTCGCCGGATCGGGAGGGCTGAGCCCTGACAAGGTGGCCGCAGCCTCGCAAGCACGCTTCCAAGTCATCGCGACTCATGGGCTCCTGAACGCAGTGCTGCGTTGCCTGCGGCTCTACTGGGTCAACTCCGGGATTGCAGTCGCATTGATGCTTCTATTGGCGATGCGCGGCTACGCGGCGGTCTGGCCCATATTCGGCTCTGCCAATCAACTCCTGGCCGCGTTGGCGCTCATCGTGGCAACCGTCTGGTTGATGGCGCATCGTCGGGCGGTGTGGTACACGCTGTTGCCGGCATTGTTCATGCTCGTGACCTCCGTCTGGATGCTGGTCCGGCTCCTGTTCACCAGCTACTGGCCGGTGCTCACCACATGGCCGAAGAAGCCGGCCTTGACGGTGGTAGCGATCATCGTACTCGTGGCCACCGTTGCGGTGGTGACTCTCGCTCTGCGGCGGTGGCTGGCCGAAAGGGCAAATGCTCGCGGTGCATTCCCCATTCAGCCGTGAAATTCACTTCGGATCGACCACCGGTCGGCCGGCGGCCCAAAGAGACCCGCGGAGCAGCAGCTTCTTGAACATCTCCTGCTGGCAGGCCTTGACATCGTGGCCCAGCGCCAGATAGAACACTCTCCCCTTGCCCCAGGGCTTGGTCCACATCACCGGCATGAGCTTGCCCTTGAACAAAGCGTTGGCCAGTACCGTCACCCGCGGATCGTAGTCGAGGATGTACTGCTCGTCGGTGATCATGAACTCGTCGATGCCCTTGGTGATCGGGCTGTCATTCTCCGTGATGCTGACCTGGTATTGCCGATAGTGCGGATGCGTCCTGAAATAGCCGCCGACGAATGCCTGATAATCCGGATCGCCGCGGAATGAGTCTGCCCCCGAATGGAACGTCACGTAGCCTTTACCCGAAGCGATATGGCTCATCAGTCCGCGTTTCTGGGCTTCTTTCAGTTCGCCAAGGGTGTAGTAGAAGACGACCAGATCAAACGGGGCAATGCGATCGGCCAGAAAGGCATCGAGGTCCTCGTGAGCACGCGTCACGTCGAACAGCCCGCTCTTCTTCATTGTCTCCTCGACCAGATCGCCGATGGCTTTGCCGTCATGGATCGGCCCGCCGGTGACCAGCAGGGTCTTGACCGGCCCCGATGACGCCGGTGAGGCCGCCGGCTCGGCTGGAACTTGAGCGGCCAGGCTGGCTTGCGGAAAACCGGGAACCACGGCCGACAAACCGACGAGACACAGGCTTGCCGCCACAACGATGATGATACGACGAGTTGTCATCAGATTCTCCTTTCACATTGAGGCTCATCCTGATCAGACGTTAACTCGATTGCTGCCCGAGCACAACTGCCCCAACCCGCCTTCCGGACGCAGGGGGCGCCTTCACCAGCCGATCCGGTGGCGATGCCTCCGGCGACTTATCTGCCGAACCCTCCGCCTGACGCAGAACACATCCCACAGCAGCGGCGGACGGATAAAACCGATGCCTGAAAACAAGATGCGCCCGCTGCGGCGGCGATCCGACGTGAACCTTCGGCCGTCCGCTTCGTACCTACCCATGCGGGCTGGCGGGCTCCCTTTTCTTGTCAATCGTCGCCGGAGGCACGACAATGCCGGCCGACCGCTGCGATGTTGGAGGCGTTTTCGTGCCCTTGCTTGAAGTCCTGGAATTGACCAAGGAGTTCCCCACCCCGATCGGTCCGCCCAAGAGGGCCGTGGATCACTTGAGCTTCCACGTGAATGCCGGCGAGATCTACGGCCTCCTCGGTCCCAACGGCGCCGGGAAGACCACCACCCTGCGGATCGTCTCCGGCCTCATGCGGCCCACCGCCGGTCGGGCCATCGTCAACGGCGTGGACGTCACCATAGACCCTTCCTCGGTTCGCGGATTCATCGGCTTCCTCACCGCCGGCACGGGCCTCTACCACCGGCTCACGGCTCGTGAAATCCTGGTCTACTTTGCGGAGTTGAACGGCCTGGAGCGCGGCTTGATCACCAGGCGAGTCGATCAGCTCATTGACTGGCTGGGAATGGCGGACTTCGCCGAACTGCGCTGCGGGGCGCTGTCCACGGGCCAGAAGCAGCGAACCAACATCGCCCGGGCCCTGATCGCCGACCCCCCCGTGCTGGTCATGGACGAGCCGACCTTGGGCCTTGATGTGCTGACCAACCGGCTGATTCTCGATTTCATCCGTCACGAGCGCGAGCTGGGCAAGGCCATCCTGCTCAGTACGCATCACCTCGATGAGGCGGAAGCCCTTTGCGACCGCATCGGCTTGCTTCATGAGGGTCGACTCATTGCCGAGGGCAACCTGCAGACGTTGCGAGAGATGGCCGGCTGCCGGCGGCTGACGGACGTTTTCCTCCGGCTCGTCGGCCAGGCAATGGCGCCGACGCTGCCGTTCAAGCCGCCGGGCGAAGAGGTGGTCGCATGAACCGATATGTGCGAATCGGGGCCATCTACCGCAAGGAATTGCTCAACATTCTCCGCGATCGGCGGGCGATGCTCGCAATGATCATCATTCCGGTGGTGATGTACCCGGCGCTCATGCTCGGCTTCGTGCGAGCGGTCGAAAGCGATGAGGCCAAGCTGCGATCCCAGACCTTCGTCGTCGAGACGCCCACAATGGAAGAAGCGGACAACCTCCTGGCGAGAGTGGTACTCGCACAGGACGCCGACGCCAAGGATCAGCCGACTTTCGACATTCGGCCCGGCAACACGCCGCTCACGCTGCTCGGCGACGAGGTGCAGCTTCACGTGGAGTTGCAGGTGTCGCCTCGACCAAGCCCCTTTCCCGAGCGACTGACGGTTCATATCGCCTTCAACGAGGTCAATGCCCGCAGCCGGACGGCCATGGAGCAACTCACGGCGGCGCTGAACCGATATCGCGAGCGAATGACGCGCGATTCGCTTGAGAGGCTTCTCGAGTCTCGCCCCCTCATGATGCCGAGCACCGAGCCCGTCGTGGACCTGGTGCTCAACCCGGTGAGTATCGAGACCTTTTCGACGGCCACCGGGCAACAGCGCGGCGGCTGGGCCCTTGGCCTGATCGTCCCCGTGATCCTGGTATTGATGACCATCACCGGGGCAATCTATCCGGCGATCGATTTGACGGCCGGCGAGCGGGAACGCGGAACGCTCGAAGCTTTGCTTGCAACACCTGTGCCCGTCCTGCACCTGGTAACGGCCAAGTTCCTGGTGGTCGCAACCATCGGACTGCTGGCCGCTTTCGTCAACGTGCTGAGCGTCGGGGCGACCATGCACTTCGGCGGCCTGACCAAGGCATTTGCCAACGCCGAGGCGCCCGTTCAGTTCCCCGCCTCGACCTTGCCGATCATCGTGTTCTCGATGATTCCGTTCGCCTTGCTGTCCTCCGCTATTCTCGTCGCGGTGTGCAGCTTCGCCCGCTCCTATAAGGAGGCCCAGACCTACGTCACGCCGGTGATCATTCTCGCCCTGGTGCCGGCGATTGCTGCGACGCTGCCCAGCATCCAGCTCAAGGGCATCTTCCTTGTGATGCCGGTGGGCAACATGGTCCTTCTCGCCCGCGAGCTGTTCCAGCAAACCTGCACCTGGCCGCAAGTGGTCATCGTGTTGCTGTCCACAACACTGTACGCGGCAGCAGCCGTCGGCGTCGCGGCGCGACTTTTCGGTCAGGAGGCCGTGTTGTTTGCCGATGCCGGTTCCTATCGGACGCTCCTGCTACGACGACTCATGCAGCCGTCGCCGGCCCCAACCGTGGCCCAAGCCGTCGTCCTGATCGCCTTGCTGTTTCCGGCGGTCTTCTTCATCAATTCCTTGTTCTCCAACCTCCTGCTGGAGCGCCTCATCAGCGGATTGATCTGGCTGGCGGTCGTCCAGTTCGGCGGATTGTTCCTGCTG of the Phycisphaerae bacterium genome contains:
- a CDS encoding carbon starvation CstA family protein — protein: MIVLAILGVSVVFLLLGGWIYAPIIGRVLGERADRVTPAVAINDGRDYVPTRTPIVFAHHFASIAGAGPIIGPVLALLYGWGPALIWILLGGVFLGAVHDYVVAHIAMREGGKNLTVIARRYVGPAAFLMMLVLLVALLVLVCAAFLDLSATALTSKVPVATLKMQPGETIFREVSWVNDMTGQEEPHAIIGGIASTSVVVITAFSPLIGFLYIKRRWPVWLCSGLAILICAVSVAIGLYLPMAVEPMTWKLLISIYVLFAAGVPVWMFLQSRDFINVHMLYVGIIFLAVALIAAAVRGGGEIAGASAIAMNNWSGGSAKLGPGWPVLFVTIACGAVSGFHSLCAGGTTCKQLEKEKAARHVGYFGMLLESLLAVCVVCALIVGLSMQSYSTYCYPTAGKGNPVLTFAMGVGYTAHIGLGIPIAAGALGAMLLLEGFLVTTLDTAVRLTRYMIEEGWSTLFARYDVFAATASGSPISEAQVGEVAGSGGLSPDKVAAASQARFQVIATHGLLNAVLRCLRLYWVNSGIAVALMLLLAMRGYAAVWPIFGSANQLLAALALIVATVWLMAHRRAVWYTLLPALFMLVTSVWMLVRLLFTSYWPVLTTWPKKPALTVVAIIVLVATVAVVTLALRRWLAERANARGAFPIQP
- a CDS encoding ThuA domain-containing protein; the protein is MTTRRIIIVVAASLCLVGLSAVVPGFPQASLAAQVPAEPAASPASSGPVKTLLVTGGPIHDGKAIGDLVEETMKKSGLFDVTRAHEDLDAFLADRIAPFDLVVFYYTLGELKEAQKRGLMSHIASGKGYVTFHSGADSFRGDPDYQAFVGGYFRTHPHYRQYQVSITENDSPITKGIDEFMITDEQYILDYDPRVTVLANALFKGKLMPVMWTKPWGKGRVFYLALGHDVKACQQEMFKKLLLRGSLWAAGRPVVDPK
- a CDS encoding ATP-binding cassette domain-containing protein → MPADRCDVGGVFVPLLEVLELTKEFPTPIGPPKRAVDHLSFHVNAGEIYGLLGPNGAGKTTTLRIVSGLMRPTAGRAIVNGVDVTIDPSSVRGFIGFLTAGTGLYHRLTAREILVYFAELNGLERGLITRRVDQLIDWLGMADFAELRCGALSTGQKQRTNIARALIADPPVLVMDEPTLGLDVLTNRLILDFIRHERELGKAILLSTHHLDEAEALCDRIGLLHEGRLIAEGNLQTLREMAGCRRLTDVFLRLVGQAMAPTLPFKPPGEEVVA
- a CDS encoding ABC transporter permease subunit/CPBP intramembrane protease produces the protein MNRYVRIGAIYRKELLNILRDRRAMLAMIIIPVVMYPALMLGFVRAVESDEAKLRSQTFVVETPTMEEADNLLARVVLAQDADAKDQPTFDIRPGNTPLTLLGDEVQLHVELQVSPRPSPFPERLTVHIAFNEVNARSRTAMEQLTAALNRYRERMTRDSLERLLESRPLMMPSTEPVVDLVLNPVSIETFSTATGQQRGGWALGLIVPVILVLMTITGAIYPAIDLTAGERERGTLEALLATPVPVLHLVTAKFLVVATIGLLAAFVNVLSVGATMHFGGLTKAFANAEAPVQFPASTLPIIVFSMIPFALLSSAILVAVCSFARSYKEAQTYVTPVIILALVPAIAATLPSIQLKGIFLVMPVGNMVLLARELFQQTCTWPQVVIVLLSTTLYAAAAVGVAARLFGQEAVLFADAGSYRTLLLRRLMQPSPAPTVAQAVVLIALLFPAVFFINSLFSNLLLERLISGLIWLAVVQFGGLFLLLPLAVAAFLKIDLVNTFRLRLPPARAWLAALLIGVSSWAVATECFALQTRVIPPSEALAQLDRVLSEGAENASLRTIVLLLALIPAVTEEFLFRGFLLSGLGRASGKWTAVIGAGLIFGAFHFVVDKIPVTALMGMLLGYLCWQSRSLWPGILAHAMHNSALMVLPNMPRAAAWLGLAGIDREPERLLPIHVVIPAAVLLLAGLAILATLRQRRSSTANGFSG